A genomic region of Oncorhynchus mykiss isolate Arlee chromosome 16, USDA_OmykA_1.1, whole genome shotgun sequence contains the following coding sequences:
- the LOC110492509 gene encoding 40S ribosomal protein S23 isoform X2 produces MGKCRGLRTARKLRNHRREQRWHDKQYKKAHLGTALKANPFGGASHAKGIVLEKVGVEAKQPNSAIRKCVRVQLIKNGKKITAFVPNDGCLNFIEENDEVLVAGFGRKGHAVGDIPGVRFKVVKVANVSLLALYKGKKERPRS; encoded by the exons ATGG GCAAGTGCCGGGGTTTGCGTACAGCCAGGAAACTGCGTAACCATCGCAGGGAGCAGAGATGGCATGACAAGCAGTATAAGAAGGCTCACCTGGGCACTGCCCTGAAGGCCAACCCATTCGGAGGGGCATCTCATGCCAAAGGCATTGTACTTGAGAAAGT GGGTGTTGAAGCTAAGCAGCCCAACTCTGCCATCAGGAAGTGTGTCAGGGTGCAACTCATCAAAAATGGCAAGAAGATCACAGCTTTCGTCCCCAATGATGGCTGTTTGAACTTCATTGAG GAAAACGATGAGGTGTTGGTGGCAGGATTTGGTCGGAAGGGGCACGCCGTTGGTGATATTCCTGGTGTCCGCTTCAAGGTGGTCAAAGTAGCTAATGTCTCACTACTAGCCCTTTACAAAGGCAAGAAAGAAAGACCTCGATCATAG
- the LOC110492509 gene encoding 40S ribosomal protein S23 isoform X1, which translates to MLTAQMGMATRAQYSRQVPSSSTTVHTRARGLHSGDRGHKCDQQKTGMCVRGKCRGLRTARKLRNHRREQRWHDKQYKKAHLGTALKANPFGGASHAKGIVLEKVGVEAKQPNSAIRKCVRVQLIKNGKKITAFVPNDGCLNFIEENDEVLVAGFGRKGHAVGDIPGVRFKVVKVANVSLLALYKGKKERPRS; encoded by the exons ATGCTAACGGCACAGATGGGCATGGCCACGCGGGCACAGTACAGCAGACAGGTCCCCAGCAGTAGCACCACCGTCCATACCCGCGCCAGGGGTCTGCATAGCGGGGACAGAGGACATAAGTGTGACCAGCAGAAAACAGGAATGTGTGTGAGAG GCAAGTGCCGGGGTTTGCGTACAGCCAGGAAACTGCGTAACCATCGCAGGGAGCAGAGATGGCATGACAAGCAGTATAAGAAGGCTCACCTGGGCACTGCCCTGAAGGCCAACCCATTCGGAGGGGCATCTCATGCCAAAGGCATTGTACTTGAGAAAGT GGGTGTTGAAGCTAAGCAGCCCAACTCTGCCATCAGGAAGTGTGTCAGGGTGCAACTCATCAAAAATGGCAAGAAGATCACAGCTTTCGTCCCCAATGATGGCTGTTTGAACTTCATTGAG GAAAACGATGAGGTGTTGGTGGCAGGATTTGGTCGGAAGGGGCACGCCGTTGGTGATATTCCTGGTGTCCGCTTCAAGGTGGTCAAAGTAGCTAATGTCTCACTACTAGCCCTTTACAAAGGCAAGAAAGAAAGACCTCGATCATAG
- the LOC110492506 gene encoding glucose-induced degradation protein 8-B homolog isoform X1 yields the protein MFFVEQFMMSYSEKPEDITREEWMEKLNNVHIQRADMNRLIMNYLVTEGFKEAAEKFRMESGIEPSVDLDSLDERIKIREMILKGQIQEAIALINSMHPELLDTNRYLYFHLQQQHLIELIRLRETEAALEFAQSQLAEQGEESRECLTEMERTLALLAFDNPEESPFGDLLNTMQRQKVWSEVNQSVLDYENRESTPKLAKLLKLLLWAQNELDQKKVKYPKMTDLSKGTIEDPK from the exons atgttttTTGTAGAACAATTCATGATGAGTTATAGTGAAAAGCCGGAGGATATAACAAGAGAAGAGTGGATGGAGAAGCTCAACAATGTCCACATTCAGAGGGCCGACATGAACAGGCTCATCATGAACTACTTGGTGACAG AAGGGTTTAAGGAGGCAGCTGAGAAGTTCCGTATGGAGTCTGGGATTGAGCCCAGTGTGGACCTGGATTCTCTGGACGAGAGGATAAAGATCCGGGAGATGATCCTGAAGGGACAGATACAGGAGGCCATCGCACTCATCAACAGCATGCACCCAGAACTGCTTGACACTAACCGCTACCTGTACTTTCACCTACAG cagcagcacCTGATTGAGTTGATCCGTCTGAGGGAGACTGAGGCAGCACTAGAGTTTGCTCAGTCCCAGCTGGCAGAGCagggggaggagagtagagagtgtctgacagagatggagagaacctTGGCCCTGCTGGCCTTCGACAACCCTGAGGAGTCACCCTTCGGAGACCTCCTCAACACAATGCAGAGGCAGAAG GTGTGGAGTGAAGTGAACCAGTCTGTGCTGGACTACGAAAACAGAGAGTCAACGCCCAAACTGGCCAAGCTCCTCAAACTGCTCCTGTGGGCTCAGAACGAACTTGACCAAAAGAAAGTCAAGTACCCCAAAATGACAGACCTCAGCAAGGGCACGATCGAGGACCCAAAGTGA
- the LOC110492506 gene encoding glucose-induced degradation protein 8-B homolog isoform X2, which yields MMSYSEKPEDITREEWMEKLNNVHIQRADMNRLIMNYLVTEGFKEAAEKFRMESGIEPSVDLDSLDERIKIREMILKGQIQEAIALINSMHPELLDTNRYLYFHLQQQHLIELIRLRETEAALEFAQSQLAEQGEESRECLTEMERTLALLAFDNPEESPFGDLLNTMQRQKVWSEVNQSVLDYENRESTPKLAKLLKLLLWAQNELDQKKVKYPKMTDLSKGTIEDPK from the exons ATGATGAGTTATAGTGAAAAGCCGGAGGATATAACAAGAGAAGAGTGGATGGAGAAGCTCAACAATGTCCACATTCAGAGGGCCGACATGAACAGGCTCATCATGAACTACTTGGTGACAG AAGGGTTTAAGGAGGCAGCTGAGAAGTTCCGTATGGAGTCTGGGATTGAGCCCAGTGTGGACCTGGATTCTCTGGACGAGAGGATAAAGATCCGGGAGATGATCCTGAAGGGACAGATACAGGAGGCCATCGCACTCATCAACAGCATGCACCCAGAACTGCTTGACACTAACCGCTACCTGTACTTTCACCTACAG cagcagcacCTGATTGAGTTGATCCGTCTGAGGGAGACTGAGGCAGCACTAGAGTTTGCTCAGTCCCAGCTGGCAGAGCagggggaggagagtagagagtgtctgacagagatggagagaacctTGGCCCTGCTGGCCTTCGACAACCCTGAGGAGTCACCCTTCGGAGACCTCCTCAACACAATGCAGAGGCAGAAG GTGTGGAGTGAAGTGAACCAGTCTGTGCTGGACTACGAAAACAGAGAGTCAACGCCCAAACTGGCCAAGCTCCTCAAACTGCTCCTGTGGGCTCAGAACGAACTTGACCAAAAGAAAGTCAAGTACCCCAAAATGACAGACCTCAGCAAGGGCACGATCGAGGACCCAAAGTGA